From a single Caloenas nicobarica isolate bCalNic1 chromosome 12, bCalNic1.hap1, whole genome shotgun sequence genomic region:
- the LOC135993664 gene encoding olfactory receptor 14A16-like produces MSNSSSITQFLLLAFKDTRELQLLHFWLFLGIYLAALLGNGLIITTIACDQHLHTPMYFFLLNLALLDLGFISTTLPKSMANSLWDTRAMSYLGCAAQVFSFVFLIVAEYSMLTIMSYDHYVAICKPLHYGTLLGSRACVHMAAAAWATGFLNALLHTTNTFSLPLCKGNALDQFFCETSQILKLSCSNTYLREAGLIVVGVCRGFGCFVFVVLSYVQILRAVLRIPSEQGWHKAFSMCLPHLAVVSLFVSTGMFAYLKSSSMSSPSLHLVVSFLYSVVPPAVNPLIYSMRNQELKVALKKLIQSFFCQQRYATHVSSEVISSSTQEPPVH; encoded by the coding sequence atgtccaacagcagctccatcacccagttcctcctcctggcgttcaaagacacacgggagctgcagctcttgcacttctggctcttcctgggcatctacctggctgccctcctgggcaacggcctcatcatcaccaccatagcctgtgaccagcacctccacacccccatgtacttcttcctgctcaacctcgccctccttgacctgggcttcatctccaccactctccccaaatccatggcgAACTCCCtttgggacaccagggccatgTCATACTTGGGATGTGCCGCACAGGtcttttcatttgtctttttgatagtagcagagtattctatgctcaccatcatgtcTTATGACcactatgttgccatctgcaaacccctgcactacgggaccctcctgggcagcagagcttgtgtccacatggcagcagctgcctgggccactgggtttctcaatgctctgctgcacacgaccaatacattttcactaccactgtgcaagggcaatgccctggaccagttcttctgtgaaacctcccagatcctcaagctctcctgttCAAACACCTATCtgagggaagctgggcttattgtggtTGGTGTCTGTCGAGGGTTTGGATGTTTTGTGTTCGTTGTGCTGTCCTacgtgcagatcttgagggccgtgctgaggatcccctctgagcaaggatggcacaaagccttttccatgtgccttcctcacctggccgtggtctccctgtttgtcagcactggcatgtttgcctacctgaagtcCTCTTCCATGTCCTCCCCAAGCCTGCATCTGGTGGTATCttttctgtactcagtggtgccgccagcagtgaaccccctcatctacagcatgaggaaccaggagctgaaagtggCACTGAAGAAGTTGATTcaatcatttttctgtcagcaaCGATATGCTACCCATGtctcttcagaagtgatttCCAGTTCAACTCAGGAACCTCCTGTGCATTGA